A stretch of the Halorussus salinus genome encodes the following:
- a CDS encoding thiamine-phosphate synthase family protein: MRFAEEIVVEEFLPTVRSMLAEDLRDRGLTQSEVADLLGISQSAVSKYANGEVERNERVLADERVRNLVARLGEGLAEGTMSRVEALVEIEILIRRLEDRDLVAEIHEAEMPELAGHGGDFNVHDPEGDLRTTERVRSSLRRGLTIVESTSGFSSLIPAVGSNLCECTPDADGIDDVAGVPGRIFDVKGQATIPSEPEFGVSEHVASLLLAARRHGSDARAALNVRYSPDIVAALEELGHATAEFEAEYDDLDAVVGAALAETPDAAVLYHTGGYGIEPIVYLLGEDAEEVAVMARELL; the protein is encoded by the coding sequence GTGAGGTTCGCCGAGGAGATCGTCGTCGAGGAGTTCCTCCCGACGGTCCGGTCGATGCTCGCGGAAGACCTGCGCGACCGGGGCCTGACCCAGAGCGAGGTCGCGGACCTGCTGGGCATTAGCCAGAGCGCCGTCTCGAAGTACGCCAACGGCGAGGTCGAGCGCAACGAGCGGGTCCTCGCCGACGAGCGCGTGCGGAACCTCGTCGCGCGACTCGGCGAGGGGCTCGCGGAGGGGACGATGAGTCGCGTCGAGGCGCTGGTCGAGATAGAGATTCTGATTCGGCGACTCGAAGACCGGGACCTCGTGGCCGAGATTCACGAGGCCGAGATGCCCGAACTCGCGGGCCACGGCGGCGATTTCAACGTCCACGACCCCGAGGGCGACCTCCGGACGACCGAGCGCGTCCGGTCGTCGCTCCGCCGAGGCCTGACCATCGTGGAGAGTACCAGCGGGTTCTCCTCGCTCATCCCCGCGGTGGGTTCGAACCTCTGTGAGTGTACGCCCGACGCCGACGGCATCGACGACGTGGCGGGCGTGCCGGGCCGCATCTTCGACGTGAAGGGGCAGGCGACCATCCCCTCCGAACCCGAGTTCGGCGTGAGCGAACACGTCGCCTCGCTCCTGCTGGCCGCGCGTCGCCACGGGAGCGACGCCCGCGCGGCGCTGAACGTCCGCTACTCGCCGGACATCGTGGCGGCGCTCGAAGAGTTGGGCCACGCCACCGCCGAGTTCGAGGCCGAGTACGACGACTTGGACGCGGTGGTCGGCGCGGCCCTCGCCGAGACGCCCGACGCCGCCGTCCTCTATCACACCGGCGGCTACGGCATCGAACCCATCGTCTACCTGCTGGGCGAGGACGCCGAGGAGGTCGCGGTGATGGCGCGCGAACTGCTCTGA
- the dcd gene encoding dCTP deaminase produces the protein MILSDADILDRMEAGDLVVEPLDDPDLQIQPASVDLRLGREFLEFQRTNIPCIHPTSEQEVSEYVTETVVEEGDDFILHPGDFVLGTTKERVEIPADLIAHVEGRSSLGRLAVVVHATAGLCDPGYEGQITLELSNLGTAPVALEPGMRVSQLTFTELKTPADRPYGEERGSKYQGQSGPQASRIQSDHEFGGDQKSGDSA, from the coding sequence ATGATACTCTCGGACGCCGACATCCTCGACCGGATGGAGGCTGGCGACCTCGTGGTCGAACCGCTGGACGACCCCGACTTGCAGATTCAGCCCGCGAGCGTGGACCTGCGACTCGGCCGCGAGTTTCTGGAGTTCCAGCGCACGAACATCCCCTGCATCCACCCGACGAGCGAACAGGAGGTCTCGGAGTACGTCACCGAGACCGTCGTCGAGGAGGGCGACGACTTCATCCTCCATCCCGGCGACTTCGTGCTGGGGACGACCAAAGAGCGCGTCGAGATTCCCGCCGACCTCATCGCCCACGTCGAGGGCCGGTCGTCGCTCGGTCGCCTCGCGGTCGTCGTCCACGCCACCGCGGGCCTCTGTGACCCCGGTTACGAGGGCCAGATTACCCTCGAACTGTCGAATCTGGGGACCGCGCCGGTCGCGCTCGAACCCGGCATGCGCGTCTCCCAACTGACGTTCACCGAACTCAAGACGCCCGCCGACCGCCCGTACGGCGAGGAGCGCGGGTCGAAGTATCAGGGCCAGTCCGGACCGCAGGCCTCGCGCATCCAGAGCGACCACGAGTTCGGCGGCGACCAGAAGTCGGGTGATTCGGCGTGA
- a CDS encoding phosphotransferase family protein, with protein MNDADRAGLETEADHPNSETEADHPNSETDDYAAVVAEADRDLPPETVAAMVGEIRPSWSVREAAPAEEGTDVVYFVTAEMPDGPRECVLKACEFLDPRAFRPEPHLMEAVGRRTEIPVPAVVGAVDDHPDLPAPCYLMERCDGAVREGAARDLPAAAIERLARDAGRYLAQLHALGEFEAFGTVLLGRDARREGRASGLTVADRDSPAGERVLTTDESATDSWRERVEEVVASTRGEFHDRFADLESDLRAAVESRLDALDGEFDAVLGDDDYRLGNLLVDPETGETRAVLDWGNSSTLEPQYNLVLTEQHLSDWARHGDPRRERVRVALREGYLDASDRDEREEAAEMHRLAVRELVE; from the coding sequence ATGAACGACGCCGACCGTGCAGGTTTGGAGACCGAGGCCGACCACCCAAACTCGGAGACCGAGGCCGACCACCCAAACTCGGAAACCGACGACTACGCGGCGGTCGTCGCCGAGGCCGACCGCGACCTGCCGCCCGAGACCGTCGCCGCGATGGTCGGCGAGATTCGCCCGTCGTGGTCGGTCCGGGAGGCCGCGCCCGCCGAGGAGGGAACCGACGTGGTGTACTTCGTCACCGCCGAGATGCCCGACGGTCCCCGCGAGTGCGTCCTGAAGGCCTGCGAGTTCCTCGACCCGCGGGCGTTCCGGCCCGAACCGCACCTGATGGAGGCGGTCGGCCGCCGGACCGAGATTCCCGTCCCGGCGGTCGTCGGCGCGGTGGACGACCACCCCGACCTGCCCGCGCCGTGCTACCTGATGGAGCGGTGCGACGGCGCGGTCCGCGAAGGGGCGGCCCGCGACCTCCCGGCGGCCGCCATCGAGCGACTGGCCCGCGATGCCGGGCGCTATCTGGCGCAACTCCACGCGCTCGGCGAGTTCGAGGCCTTCGGTACCGTTCTCCTCGGGCGCGACGCCCGTCGGGAGGGCCGCGCCAGCGGCCTGACAGTGGCGGACCGCGACTCGCCCGCCGGAGAGCGCGTCCTGACCACCGACGAGTCGGCGACCGACTCGTGGCGCGAGCGCGTCGAGGAGGTCGTCGCCAGCACCCGCGGCGAGTTCCACGACCGGTTCGCGGACCTCGAATCCGACCTCCGGGCGGCCGTCGAGTCGCGCCTCGACGCGCTCGACGGCGAGTTCGACGCGGTTCTCGGCGACGACGACTACCGACTCGGGAACCTGCTGGTGGACCCCGAGACCGGCGAGACGCGCGCGGTCCTCGACTGGGGGAACTCCTCGACGCTCGAACCGCAGTACAACCTCGTGCTGACCGAGCAACACCTGAGCGACTGGGCGCGCCACGGCGACCCGCGCCGCGAGCGCGTCCGCGTGGCACTCCGGGAAGGGTATCTGGACGCGAGCGACCGCGACGAACGAGAGGAGGCCGCGGAGAT